The Synechocystis sp. PCC 6714 genome includes the window GTTATAAATGGCATTGAACTTTCTCTCATCCATGGTGCCGAGGATGATCGCATCAACAAACCCCAGAATAGAAGGGATGAACGTCCAAGAAAAAAGGAAATAAACTATGCCAGCAAAAATATTGCCGAGGTAAAACTTATGTAAGCCGAAGCCGCCGAAGAAAACGGCAAAAATTAGGGCAACAAAGCGATTTTTCATAGCGGGTCTGCAAAGAAAACCGTCACCTACTGACGATGCTCAACAACAAAAGCGGAATGGGTCCAAGCCCCCCTATTGTCATAGTAACGGATCAGCCTTTGGCGTTCGTTGGGGCGCACCAACCAGCCCATTTCCCCAAAGAAAGGTTGTCCCAATTGCAGGCGATCGGGGGTGCAAGAAGAAGCACCATCCGGCAGTAATAGCACTTTGCTGGGGTTGGGGCCGAGAAAATTAATCTGATGACCGCTAACTTTCCCTTGGATCACCGCAGTTTGTCCCCCCATGGTTACCCTTTGTTCCACCAAATCCCCGGTTTGGTTTAGGGTAATTTCCCCCTCGCTAACTTCCGGTTCCCGCCAGTCGGGGTAGGCAGTATAAACTTCGCAATGCCAAGTACCCAACAGTTGCTCCACCGTTAATGCTGGTCTTTCCTGGGCGTTACTCCCCCGGCGAAATTCCCGAATAAAAGTCAAACTGGCCAGGGTTAATTCCTTGTCATACAGTTGCACGAATCTCATGCGGCGATCGCCGTCCACAAAGCCAAATTCCGCCCCAAATTCACTGAAGGGAGCCAACTGCCATGGCCCCTTGGAAAAAGCACCGGTGCCAAAAAAGATAATTTGTCGCCCCAGGGAACGGTAATCCTGGCTATAGTCCTGGGTAGGGGGGTCTTGATAATCGGGGTTATCGTAGCGGCGCAGACGAAACTTGACCAACTTGTTATCTTCTAAGCCTTCCAGGGTGAGGATGGAAGGGGTGTTACTCAACACTTCCCCCTGGGGAGATAGGCGGGTAAAACTGCCCTGCCATTCCCCCAAGTTTTTGAGAAAATTTTCCCAGTTAGCCATGGTTATTTGTCCCTATTTATAGTTTTGATGTTTTTAAAGAATCAATCAAGACCATTCTCCCATTTCCCCATCCTCCCTCCCAGACGGGCAAGCTTTTCCAGAAATACTGGTTTATCATCGGGGAAAATATGACTCAGTTTTGCCAGCTAATTCTGGATTTCCTTCAACCTAACCCATGGAAACTATTCGCCTTGGCCCCAACGGCCCCTCCATTGCTCCCCTTGGCTTGGGTACTTGGTCCTGGGGAGACACCCTGTTTTGGGCCTACGGTAAAGACTTTGGCCTAGAAGATATAGAGGGGGCTTTCCATGCTTCCCTGGGGGCGGGAGTTACCCTAATTGACACCGCTGAAATTTATGGTTTTGGTGAATCTGAGCGTCTGATTGGTCGCTTTTGCCGGCAAGCAGAAGAAAAAGTAGAAATTGCGACCAAATACTTTCCTTTGCCCTGGCGTTGGCAGCGTTCTGACATTTCCCAAGCTTTGACCGCCAGTCTGGAACGTTTGCAGATGAATACCATTTGTCTGTATCAAATCCATTGGCCTTTGGAATTTTGGCTCAAAACACCGGATTTTATGGCTGTGTTGGCCGCCGAAGTTAAAAAAGGCCGCATTCAAGCTGTGGGAGTTAGCAACTATTCCGCCCAGCAAATGGCGATCGCCCATGAATGTTTAGCCGCCCAAGGTATTCCCCTCGCCAGCAATCAGGTGCCCTATTCCCTACTGAACCGGGAGATTGAAAGTAACGGTATTTTGGCCCAGGCTCGCCAGCTCAACGTCACTATTTTGGCCTACAGTCCCCTTGCCCAAGGCTTACTGACCGGCAAATATCGTCCGGAAAACTCCCCTACTCTCCAGGGGGCCCGCCGCTTCAATCCTCGTTTTAGTGCTAAGGGATTGCAAAAATTAGTTCCCTTACTTACCCTCTTGGATACCCTGGCAGATAAGCATGACAAAACGCCGGCCCAAATTGCTCTGAATTGGCTTATTGCCCAAGGGAACATCATTCCCATTCCGGGGGCAAAAAACGCTTCCCAAGCTAAACAGAATGCCGGAGCATTGGGATGGCAGTTAAACCCAGAAGAAATAGAAGAACTGCGTACCGTCACCCAGGGGATTTAAAAACCTGCTTTGTGAAGAAAATTTGATTGTGCTTTGCTTTCATCAACAATTTTCCAATGCCCTAGGAGAACTAAAGAATTTAAAAAATTTGATTAGGCTTAACGGCTCAAAAAGAATTTTCTGAAGGGGTCTAACCCTGGTTAAATTCGTATAACAACCAAATTCCCACCCCCAAACCGACAAAATTAGGCAGCCAGGCCGCCAAGGTGGGGGAAATTAACCCAACAATGCCTAAGCTACCACTGAAAAATCCCAGTATGTAGTAGGCAAAAATAATCACAATGGTTAAACCAAAGCCCGTTGCCCGACTAATCCGTTGGGGCCTAGCGCCGATCGCCGAACCCACCACGGCAAAAACAATACAAACAAAAGGAAAGGCTAATTTTTGTTCCGTTCTAACTTGAAAAAACTGAATTTTCTTTTCATCGCCAATTAACTTTAGAATTTTGATATAGTCCTGGGCTTCCGCAATGGTCATTTCATAGGGATCCCGACCCTGCCGGGCAAAATCAAACGCCGATTTGGGTAGAGCAATCTGTTTATTGGTGAAAGGAACCGCCTCTTGGTAATCTTCCGTTTCCGTCAAACGATAAAGAGTGCCATTAAAAAAATCCCAGCGTTTATTGTTATTATTCCAGGTGGCATTATCAGAAAGGACAATATGTTTAAGGTGGTTTTCTGTCCATTGCAACACCGTCAAGTTTTGCATTTCTTTGCCGTCAAATTTTTCAGCATAAACCAAACTTTTTAAGCGCCGGGCAGTTTGGCCATTCTCAAGCTTAATCTCTTCAAACTCAGGGTAAAAAACATCCCGATTTTGCCAAAAGGGATGCTCCTCATCAATGGATTCAATCAAAATACTGGTGGCTCGATAGTTGGCCACCGGCACCACCCATTCACTCAGCACAAAAGCCCAGCCCGTCACCAACAAACTCAGCACCACCGCCGGTAAAATAAGGCGATACAAACTCACCCCACAACTGCGAATGGCGACAATTTCACTGTCCCCACTAAGGCGACCAAAGGTCATCATGGTGGCTAGCATCACCGCCACAGGTAGGGAATAGGCCAGGAATTCCGGTACTTTGAGCAGTAATACTTCTGCGGCCTTAGCCACCGGGAGATTTTTTTCAACAATTTTGTTACCTAGATCGGACAAGTTACCGATCGCCAGCCCTAAACTGGCTACTACTCCCACACTGAATAAAAAAGGGGGAATCAATTGCCTAGCCACATAGCGGTCCATGAGGGAAATTCCAGGCAAAGAATGGGGCCACTGCCCCAGGTTAGTAAAGGTTTTAGGCAAGAACATCACAGATTTTCAAGCTTTTTCAATGGCTAAAATTCCTCAAGTCTTTAAAATTCCGCATTCATGGGGGTGCGGGGAAAAGGAATCACATCCCGAATATTGGCCATACCGGTCATGAACTGGACAATGCGTTCAAAGCCCAGGCCAAAGCCCGCATGGGGCACAGAACCGTAACGGCGCAGGTCAAGATACCACCATAGATCGCTTTCCGGTATCCCTTGTTCCTGCAGGCGTTGAGTTAATACATCTAATCGTTCTTCCCGTTGGGAACCGCCAATAATTTCGCCAATTTTGGGGGCTAAAATATCCATGGCGGCGACGGTTTTCCCATCATCATTTAAGCGCATATAGAATGCCTTAATATCCTTGGGATAATCGGTCACAATGGTGGGTCTTTTGAACACAGTTTCCGCTAAATATCGCTCATGTTCTGACTGTAAATCCACCCCCCAGGTGACGGGATATTCAAACTTCTGATCCGCTTTTTCTAGCAGTTGAATTGCTTCGGTGTAGGTCAGCCAAGCAAATTCGTTGTTAATGATATTGTCCGCTGTGGCCAGCACTGTGTTATCAATGCGCTGGTCAAAAAATTCCATGTCCTCAGGGCATTTTTCCAGCACAAATTTAAAAATATATTTTAAAAATTCCTCCGCCCATTGGCGATCGCCTTCTAGGTCACAAAAGGCCATCTCCGGCTCCACCATCCAAAATTCCGCCAGGTGGCGGGAGGTGTTCGAATTTTCCGCCCGAAAGGTGGGGCCAAAGGTGTAAACATTCTGGAATGCTAGGGCCATCACCTCCGCTTCCAATTGTCCACTCACCGTCAAATAAGCCTGTTTACCAAAAAAGTCCTGGCTGTAATCAATGCCCTCGCCATTTTTGGGCACCTTCTGCAAATCCAACGTGGTGACATTGAATAAATCCCCTGCCCCCTCACAGTCGCTGGCGGTAATGATCGGGGTATGAACCCAAAGAAAACCCCTTTCCTGGAAAAATTGGTGAATGGCCGTGGCACAGGCATTCCGCACCCGCATCACTGCTCCAATGGTATTGGTACGGGGTCTGAGATGCCCAATGGTCCGCAAAAATTCAAAGCTATGGCGTTTTTTCTGTAGGGGATAACTACTGGGATCTGCTCCCCCCAGCAGTTCCAGCTTGCATGCATTTAACTCCACCCGTTGACCTTTCCCCGGCGAAGGGGTCAATTTCCCCTCAATGGCCACCGCCGCCCCGGTTTGCAGTTGGGTCAATAGGCGATCGTAATCCGGCAAACTTCTCGCCAGCACCACTTGGAGGTTCGCCAAACTGGAGCCGTCATTAACTTCCACAAAACTAAAATCCTTGAGGGTGCGTTTAGTCCGTAACCAACCCTGGACCATAACCTGGTCATCGGCTTGACCGTGGCGGAGAATTTCAATAATGCGGCGTTTGTTCATAAACCCCAAAGGATTAACGGATAACAGATAGAAGAGGTACAGTGGGTGCCATTATTAAACCATGGCACTGAGTCAATCCTAGGGTAACCAATTCCGACCCAGCAGGCGATCGCCCCCAAACCAGACAATAATCTGACCGGCGGAGAAAAAAATATTTTGACCATCCACAAAAGGTGTTATGATTGCTAATCGTGAAAGCAATGGGTCGATGCCCGAGTGGTTAATGGGGGCGGACTGTAAATCCGCTGGCTATGCCTACGCTGGTTCAAATCCAGCTCGGCCCATCCCTTTTGCCCTTGTAGCTCAGTGGTAGAGCACACCCTTGGTAAGGGTGAGGTCACGAGTTCAATCCTCGTCAAGGGCTTTCTCTGGAAACAGTAACGATACTGCAGTTGCAGACTTCTTGCTCCAGCCATTGGGAGCCCAGTTGGTGCATAGCGGCCAGCACTGGCTGGATTTCTCTACCCTTATCGGTCAGGGAATATTCCACCCTGGGGGGAATCTCCGGATACACATCCCGGTTGATGATGCCATGGGCTTCCAGTTGCCGTAGCCTTAGGGTGAGAGTTTTCGTACTGCAACCGGGCAAGGCGTCCAATAGTTGTCCCGTGCGCCGTTGTCCCTGGAATAACTCCCGCAAGACCAAAATTGACCATTTATTGTCGAGTAAATCCACCACGTGCTGAATGGGACAAATGTGTCCGGCTGTGAAACAAGGGTCAGCATTGGTTGGGGCCATGGTGGTGTGGGAAAAACATTTTCGGTCCACTATTCTAGCTAATGGGGAGTTCGGGCAGCCATTGGCTCCATCTAAGCTGAGGCTTGGAGTCCATTGATTGCCAGCGCTGTGAACCTGGGGGCCGATCCAGGGGAATATTCCCCATCAATCTTTGGCGGGGTTGAAACCAAACACTTCACCATAAAAAGCCAATTCCGACTCTAGAGCTTTTTTGATGTTAGCGGCAATGCGGAAACCGTGTTGTTCTTCGGCAAAGGCGACATATTCCACTTTGATGCCCTTAGTCTTAAGGGCTTCCACCATCATTTCCGTTTGGTTGGGCGGCACAACTTTATCTTCTAAGCCCTGGAAGAAAATCACTGGGCAGGTTAGCTGATCCGCATGGTTCACTGGCGATCGCCGTTCGTATAAATCTTTTCTTTCAGGATAGGGGCCAATCAAACCGTCGAAGTAACGGGATTCAAATTTATGGGTATCGGTGGTCAGGGCTGTTAAATCACTAACACCGTAATAGCTAGCCCCGGCTTGAAAAATATCATGGAAGGTTAGGGCCGCTAGGGTGGTGTAGCCCCCGGCACTGCCGCCGGAAATAGCCAACTTATTGAGATCTGCTAAACCCTGAGCCGCTAGGTATTTGGCCGCATTGATACAGTCCGCCACATCGACGATGCCCCATTGACCATGTAAACGCTGACGATAATTGCGACCATAACCCGTACTACCACCGTAATTCACATCCACATAGGCGAAGCCCCGACTAGTCCAATACTGAATTTTTAAACTAAGGGAGTTACTGGCCGCCGCTGTGGGGCCCCCATGGCTTTTGACCAATAACGGCGGTAACGTACCAGGAATTCCTTGAAAATCAGTGTTGGTGGGGGGATAGTACCAGGCGTAGGCAGTTTGGCCCTCTTCGCTGGGAAAACTAATGGCCTGGGGTTGGGCTAGATAGGCCGGGTCTAAAGAGAAATCGCTGGCAACTTTGAGAATTTCCGTTTGCTGGGCGGCAACATCAAGGGCCACTACTGCGGTGGGTATGGTGGGAGCACCGCCTAAAAACCAGAGGGTTTTGCCGTCACTACAAAGGGAAGAATAATCACTGTAGGGTAATCCCAAAATGCTTAGTTGTTTGTGGGACGGTTTGAGTTTGCCCAACTGCCAAGCACCATCCTGGGTAAAAGCGCAAAGAATGGTATCCGTATCCACAAAGGCATAACTCCGTAGACCAAACACCCAATGGGGATAGGCAAATTCCGCATCGAGGGGAAAAACGTTATCCACTTCCCCTTTGTGATAGCGGTACAAATTCCACCAATCGGTTCGATCGCCGACAAAATATAAACTGCCATCGGGACACCATCGGGGTTCATGGATGGATTCATTCCCAGCATGGCCAGCAATACAACGAATATTTTCCAGGGCTCCTTGGCCATTGAAATCCGCAAGCCATAATTTGGTGACATCCCAGGGCATATGGGGGTGATCCCAGGTAATCCAAGCTAGTTTGTTGCCATCAGGACTAAGGCGGGGAGATGAATAAAAATCATGGCCCAGGGCGATCGCCGTTACTTCCCCAGTTTCTAAGCTGATGGCGGCCAGGAAATTTTCTGGTTCCTTTGCTTCTGCACTGTGGCGTTCACCAACGGCAATTAATCTTTGTCTGGGTTGATCCAAAACAAAATCTGCAAAACGGCAGTCCGGTGTGTTAGTTAACTGTTGCGGTTCCTGCCCAATACCTTGAACGTAAATCTGTTGATCC containing:
- a CDS encoding DUF3598 family protein, whose translation is MANWENFLKNLGEWQGSFTRLSPQGEVLSNTPSILTLEGLEDNKLVKFRLRRYDNPDYQDPPTQDYSQDYRSLGRQIIFFGTGAFSKGPWQLAPFSEFGAEFGFVDGDRRMRFVQLYDKELTLASLTFIREFRRGSNAQERPALTVEQLLGTWHCEVYTAYPDWREPEVSEGEITLNQTGDLVEQRVTMGGQTAVIQGKVSGHQINFLGPNPSKVLLLPDGASSCTPDRLQLGQPFFGEMGWLVRPNERQRLIRYYDNRGAWTHSAFVVEHRQ
- a CDS encoding aldo/keto reductase; translation: METIRLGPNGPSIAPLGLGTWSWGDTLFWAYGKDFGLEDIEGAFHASLGAGVTLIDTAEIYGFGESERLIGRFCRQAEEKVEIATKYFPLPWRWQRSDISQALTASLERLQMNTICLYQIHWPLEFWLKTPDFMAVLAAEVKKGRIQAVGVSNYSAQQMAIAHECLAAQGIPLASNQVPYSLLNREIESNGILAQARQLNVTILAYSPLAQGLLTGKYRPENSPTLQGARRFNPRFSAKGLQKLVPLLTLLDTLADKHDKTPAQIALNWLIAQGNIIPIPGAKNASQAKQNAGALGWQLNPEEIEELRTVTQGI
- a CDS encoding LptF/LptG family permease, whose protein sequence is MFLPKTFTNLGQWPHSLPGISLMDRYVARQLIPPFLFSVGVVASLGLAIGNLSDLGNKIVEKNLPVAKAAEVLLLKVPEFLAYSLPVAVMLATMMTFGRLSGDSEIVAIRSCGVSLYRLILPAVVLSLLVTGWAFVLSEWVVPVANYRATSILIESIDEEHPFWQNRDVFYPEFEEIKLENGQTARRLKSLVYAEKFDGKEMQNLTVLQWTENHLKHIVLSDNATWNNNNKRWDFFNGTLYRLTETEDYQEAVPFTNKQIALPKSAFDFARQGRDPYEMTIAEAQDYIKILKLIGDEKKIQFFQVRTEQKLAFPFVCIVFAVVGSAIGARPQRISRATGFGLTIVIIFAYYILGFFSGSLGIVGLISPTLAAWLPNFVGLGVGIWLLYEFNQG
- the asnS gene encoding asparagine--tRNA ligase — its product is MNKRRIIEILRHGQADDQVMVQGWLRTKRTLKDFSFVEVNDGSSLANLQVVLARSLPDYDRLLTQLQTGAAVAIEGKLTPSPGKGQRVELNACKLELLGGADPSSYPLQKKRHSFEFLRTIGHLRPRTNTIGAVMRVRNACATAIHQFFQERGFLWVHTPIITASDCEGAGDLFNVTTLDLQKVPKNGEGIDYSQDFFGKQAYLTVSGQLEAEVMALAFQNVYTFGPTFRAENSNTSRHLAEFWMVEPEMAFCDLEGDRQWAEEFLKYIFKFVLEKCPEDMEFFDQRIDNTVLATADNIINNEFAWLTYTEAIQLLEKADQKFEYPVTWGVDLQSEHERYLAETVFKRPTIVTDYPKDIKAFYMRLNDDGKTVAAMDILAPKIGEIIGGSQREERLDVLTQRLQEQGIPESDLWWYLDLRRYGSVPHAGFGLGFERIVQFMTGMANIRDVIPFPRTPMNAEF
- a CDS encoding winged helix-turn-helix transcriptional regulator, with the protein product MAPTNADPCFTAGHICPIQHVVDLLDNKWSILVLRELFQGQRRTGQLLDALPGCSTKTLTLRLRQLEAHGIINRDVYPEIPPRVEYSLTDKGREIQPVLAAMHQLGSQWLEQEVCNCSIVTVSRESP
- a CDS encoding S9 family peptidase, giving the protein MTSMTTKQTAPYGSWRSPITADALLAGSIGLGAVQNDGQEVFWLEARAMEKGRNVLVHRQPDGTVRDVTPAPFNVRTKVHEYGGGAFLVAAGRVYFSNFRDQQIYVQGIGQEPQQLTNTPDCRFADFVLDQPRQRLIAVGERHSAEAKEPENFLAAISLETGEVTAIALGHDFYSSPRLSPDGNKLAWITWDHPHMPWDVTKLWLADFNGQGALENIRCIAGHAGNESIHEPRWCPDGSLYFVGDRTDWWNLYRYHKGEVDNVFPLDAEFAYPHWVFGLRSYAFVDTDTILCAFTQDGAWQLGKLKPSHKQLSILGLPYSDYSSLCSDGKTLWFLGGAPTIPTAVVALDVAAQQTEILKVASDFSLDPAYLAQPQAISFPSEEGQTAYAWYYPPTNTDFQGIPGTLPPLLVKSHGGPTAAASNSLSLKIQYWTSRGFAYVDVNYGGSTGYGRNYRQRLHGQWGIVDVADCINAAKYLAAQGLADLNKLAISGGSAGGYTTLAALTFHDIFQAGASYYGVSDLTALTTDTHKFESRYFDGLIGPYPERKDLYERRSPVNHADQLTCPVIFFQGLEDKVVPPNQTEMMVEALKTKGIKVEYVAFAEEQHGFRIAANIKKALESELAFYGEVFGFNPAKD